One region of Vitis vinifera cultivar Pinot Noir 40024 chromosome 1, ASM3070453v1 genomic DNA includes:
- the LOC132253797 gene encoding vegetative cell wall protein gp1-like, whose protein sequence is MTKTRGGLSASPSSPTPRPQRAAMGAAPSPPVQAPAIPPSKGEAPSQRRYPTRRPPADPVPPVEQATSPVSRPPAKRSRFSDPGEPSHAPQPQPATEEPRIPVDMPPEAIIRRPMIAGPPIEELPRVEQIPQAQQDEILTETPPPTPAAHPSVHMPEAIHSTSPITQGAPPTAPATPAPPPPSEPTVTISLTEFRGLELGGAFTASLSSLLTSSFYCILHIMITFIIQKEGFN, encoded by the exons ATGACGAAGACCAGAGGAGGCCTTTCCGCCTCCCCATCCTCACCGACACCTCGGCCACAGCGAGCCGCCATGGGAGCCGCACCTTCACCTCCCGTTCAGGCCCCGGCCATTCCCCCATCTAAGGGGGAAGCTCCTTCTCAGCGCCGATACCCCACCCGGAGGCCACCCGCAGACCCTGTGCCACCAGTCGAACAGGCCACGAGCCCTGTTTCTCGGCCCCCTGCGAAAAGGTCAAGGTTCTCGGATCCTGGAGAGCCATCCCACGCACCTCAGCCACAACCAGCTACAGAGGAACCTCGGATTCCAGTCGACATGCCTCCCGAGGCCattatcaggcgtcccatgatagcTGGACCGCCGATTGAGG agctaccccgAGTTGAGCAGATacctcaggcccagcaggatgagattctcacagagACACCACCTCCTACCCCAGCAGCACACCCCTCAGTGCACATGCCCGAGGCTATACATTCTACCTCCCCTATCACTCAGGGTGCTCCACCAACAGCGCCAGCtaccccagcacctcctcctccatctgagcccactgtcaccATTTCTCTTACAgaattcagaggcttagagc TTGGAGGCGCATTTACTGCTTCATTGTCGTCATTGCTGACATCATCCTTCTATTGCATTTTGCATATTATGATAACTTTCATCATCCAG AAAGAAGGTTTCAACTAA